One window of Treponema denticola genomic DNA carries:
- a CDS encoding FAD:protein FMN transferase, protein MFKKYIFLLFLAFYMLLAVSCRPAIKEYSKTWLSLGTVCRVRILTSEPKKKAEEALEKVYAELTKLDSIFNANTDKVSAENNNLKGLTTTRESELERLNKEAGLSPLEVSHELYELLQISLMMAELTDGAFNPAIGPLVKLWNIGFENEAVPSPEDIKGILPLLDYKNIILSEGNKVFLQKKGMRLDLGGIAKGYAADKIAKILLEHGIKDFLIDLGGNILASGKNPSGKTWKTALRNPVIGKQNPVISMELKDASLVTSGNYERFIEKDGIIYHHIFDSKTGYPVHNSLNASSIVSESSALADALSTSSYVLGEEKTRVLLQRLIMVDFPFIGRSKMPACFLFYKDNSISVFGNDEISVEIIDQNFFIK, encoded by the coding sequence ATGTTTAAAAAATATATCTTTCTCTTATTTTTAGCTTTTTACATGCTTTTAGCTGTTTCGTGCCGGCCGGCAATAAAAGAATATTCTAAAACATGGTTATCTCTTGGAACCGTTTGCAGGGTGCGTATCCTGACTTCCGAGCCTAAAAAAAAGGCGGAAGAGGCTTTGGAAAAGGTATATGCCGAGCTGACAAAACTTGATTCAATCTTTAATGCAAACACCGATAAGGTTTCTGCAGAAAATAATAATCTAAAGGGACTGACTACTACAAGGGAGTCTGAACTTGAGCGCTTAAACAAAGAGGCTGGGCTTTCTCCTTTGGAAGTTTCTCACGAATTGTACGAGCTTTTGCAAATTTCTCTTATGATGGCGGAGCTTACCGATGGAGCTTTTAATCCGGCTATCGGCCCCTTGGTAAAACTTTGGAACATAGGCTTTGAAAATGAGGCCGTTCCTTCGCCTGAGGACATTAAAGGGATTTTGCCGCTTTTAGACTATAAAAATATAATCCTAAGTGAGGGAAATAAGGTCTTTTTGCAAAAAAAAGGTATGAGGCTGGATCTTGGAGGGATTGCAAAAGGCTATGCCGCCGATAAGATTGCAAAAATACTTTTAGAGCATGGCATAAAAGATTTTCTAATAGACCTTGGCGGAAATATCCTAGCCTCCGGTAAAAACCCGTCGGGAAAAACTTGGAAGACTGCCTTACGGAATCCGGTAATAGGGAAACAAAATCCTGTTATAAGTATGGAGCTTAAAGATGCTTCACTTGTAACATCTGGCAACTATGAAAGATTTATAGAAAAAGATGGGATAATTTATCATCATATCTTCGATTCAAAGACGGGTTATCCTGTACACAACAGTTTAAATGCTTCTTCTATTGTAAGTGAAAGCTCTGCCCTTGCCGATGCTCTTTCTACATCAAGCTATGTTTTAGGGGAAGAAAAGACAAGGGTACTTTTGCAAAGATTGATAATGGTGGATTTTCCTTTTATCGGCAGGTCTAAAATGCCCGCCTGTTTTTTATTTTATAAGGATAATTCCATTTCTGTTTTTGGAAATGATGAGATTTCTGTTGAAATTATCGATCAAAATTTTTTTATAAAGTAG
- a CDS encoding Holliday junction resolvase-like protein: MIKIILGIFIIIIFFLLGLVIGKYKERSLNLKKLNEARKDAVKRSRAVLNGQLSEQLAPFFPDFPANPTEIRFIGQPVDYIAFNGSSQGTISDISFIEIKTGSSTLSPVEKALKDAIEKKKIKYIEYRADFKDK, from the coding sequence TTGATTAAGATTATTTTAGGGATATTTATAATTATAATATTCTTTTTACTCGGTTTGGTCATTGGAAAATACAAAGAAAGAAGTTTAAATCTAAAAAAGTTAAATGAAGCAAGAAAAGATGCCGTAAAACGATCCCGGGCCGTATTGAACGGGCAACTTTCAGAGCAGCTGGCTCCTTTTTTTCCGGATTTTCCTGCAAATCCCACAGAAATACGCTTTATAGGTCAGCCTGTAGACTACATTGCCTTTAACGGTTCATCCCAAGGTACTATTTCCGATATAAGCTTTATAGAAATAAAAACAGGCTCATCAACTTTGAGTCCTGTTGAAAAAGCTTTAAAAGATGCTATAGAAAAAAAGAAGATAAAATATATAGAATATAGAGCAGATTTTAAGGATAAGTAG
- a CDS encoding M15 family metallopeptidase, which translates to MTQYLDSTKMQTILNNLKKLLFILFFIGSLSIVPCENRDKLDAFNFNLDNPWLSLKAIQTAYPDLIKNISFDSELNDWFITIRNQNLYWADGRLLPKKDIQNRQKWAPIISYFYSDEVQNPKDFSEELISALKPESLIKNRKASPPPNYTFFMLLFNGRNRKEILKQIRRSRFLGYDVWVHHRVAEPLRRVQTKIYEAQKTNTEVKKFLKELNQCWSFNWRVIADSGKLSNHSWGSAIDLLPANYKNKKIYWFWEAARDDFWMKIMPYRRWIPPKAIIDAFESEGFIWGGKWTLWDNMHFEYRPELLYIRDFVLKAEFNEFIAKDTQGLYQMPQIETGKPDKQISQRLAGIFKMAELIKFTSSFSHNILSFYGIGGKTAEDSFEKEENIEEPQEPEYLEEMID; encoded by the coding sequence TTGACTCAGTACTTAGATAGTACCAAAATGCAAACAATTTTAAACAATTTAAAAAAACTTCTTTTTATTTTATTTTTTATAGGTAGTTTAAGCATTGTTCCATGCGAAAATAGAGACAAGCTTGATGCCTTTAATTTTAATCTTGATAATCCATGGCTTAGTTTAAAAGCCATTCAAACGGCCTACCCTGATCTTATAAAGAATATTTCTTTTGATTCGGAATTAAACGATTGGTTTATAACAATAAGAAATCAAAATTTGTATTGGGCAGATGGAAGACTTTTACCCAAAAAAGATATTCAAAATCGACAAAAATGGGCTCCTATAATTTCTTACTTTTATTCCGACGAGGTACAAAATCCTAAAGACTTTTCTGAAGAACTTATATCGGCATTAAAACCTGAAAGTCTAATCAAGAACAGAAAAGCTTCCCCTCCTCCAAATTACACCTTTTTTATGCTTTTATTTAATGGAAGAAACAGAAAAGAAATTCTAAAACAAATCCGCCGTTCACGATTTTTGGGCTATGACGTATGGGTCCACCACCGTGTTGCCGAGCCTTTAAGGCGTGTTCAAACAAAAATATACGAAGCTCAAAAAACAAACACAGAAGTTAAAAAATTTTTAAAAGAACTAAATCAGTGTTGGAGTTTTAATTGGAGGGTTATAGCAGATTCCGGTAAACTGAGCAACCACAGCTGGGGCTCGGCTATTGATCTTTTACCGGCAAACTACAAGAATAAAAAAATCTATTGGTTTTGGGAAGCCGCCCGTGATGATTTCTGGATGAAAATTATGCCTTACAGAAGATGGATACCTCCTAAGGCCATAATCGATGCCTTTGAAAGCGAAGGGTTTATCTGGGGCGGTAAATGGACTCTCTGGGATAATATGCATTTTGAATACCGCCCCGAACTTCTATACATTAGAGATTTTGTTCTAAAGGCGGAATTTAATGAATTTATAGCGAAGGATACACAAGGGCTATATCAAATGCCTCAAATTGAAACTGGTAAACCGGATAAACAAATATCTCAACGGCTTGCCGGTATTTTTAAAATGGCAGAATTGATAAAATTTACTTCATCCTTTTCCCATAATATTTTATCTTTTTATGGTATCGGCGGCAAAACGGCGGAGGATAGTTTTGAAAAAGAAGAAAATATAGAAGAACCACAGGAACCTGAATATTTGGAGGAAATGATTGATTAA
- a CDS encoding MiaB/RimO family radical SAM methylthiotransferase, whose amino-acid sequence MDLHGCAKNQVDAELIIGIMENLSWKNTSDPDEADLIIVNSCGFINSAKEESINAVLQAKAAHPRAKVLLAGCLAERYADILKNDLLEADGIFGNGNLSLLPQLIDSIFPKKTSEKKFIEKTLVPPQIGICGGERPKILNFPRSTYIKITEGCDNFCSFCAIPIIRGRLRSRPIKDICDEIKTFLKKGFYEFNLIGQDLAAYQTEKDGLNEDKLHKEDYSGLALLLKSISTISGNFKIRLLYIHPDHFPLDILPIMTADKRFLPYFDIPFQSGAQKIIRAMNRNGSAEVYLNTVKNIREAFEKAKSPYGEPQIRTTFLVGFPGETDEDFNETITFLKKLKPLWSGGFTYSREEDTPSYSFRNRVPKKTAEARLAEIQNTQTSITEKKLDSFMGKEIEVLVEELIQTEDKSFLALGRAWFQAPEVDGAVVLNFNLNKKDIDGNPIAPGSVVKARIAARNGFDLEAIAV is encoded by the coding sequence ATTGATTTGCACGGTTGTGCAAAAAATCAGGTTGATGCCGAACTTATAATCGGGATAATGGAAAATTTATCATGGAAAAACACTTCCGATCCCGATGAAGCGGATTTGATAATAGTCAATTCATGCGGCTTTATTAATTCTGCAAAAGAAGAATCGATAAATGCCGTTTTACAGGCTAAGGCGGCCCACCCTAGGGCTAAGGTTCTATTAGCCGGATGTTTAGCCGAACGTTATGCCGATATCCTCAAAAACGATTTACTTGAAGCAGACGGTATTTTTGGAAACGGAAACCTTTCCCTACTGCCTCAACTAATAGACTCGATTTTTCCTAAAAAGACTTCGGAGAAAAAATTCATTGAGAAGACCCTTGTTCCTCCGCAAATAGGCATCTGCGGGGGAGAAAGACCTAAAATACTTAACTTTCCGCGTTCTACCTATATCAAAATAACCGAAGGTTGTGATAACTTTTGCAGTTTTTGTGCTATCCCCATTATCAGGGGACGCTTAAGAAGCCGGCCTATTAAAGACATCTGCGATGAGATAAAAACCTTTTTAAAAAAAGGCTTTTATGAATTTAACCTGATAGGACAGGATCTAGCCGCCTATCAAACCGAAAAAGATGGTTTAAATGAAGATAAACTGCACAAAGAAGACTATTCCGGTTTAGCCCTGCTTTTAAAGAGTATTTCAACAATAAGCGGCAACTTTAAAATCAGATTACTTTACATTCATCCAGACCACTTTCCACTTGATATTCTGCCTATAATGACCGCCGATAAAAGATTCTTGCCTTATTTCGATATTCCATTTCAATCGGGGGCACAAAAAATAATAAGGGCTATGAATCGAAATGGCTCTGCCGAGGTTTACCTTAATACCGTAAAGAATATACGGGAGGCTTTTGAAAAGGCAAAAAGTCCTTACGGAGAGCCGCAAATACGGACAACCTTTTTGGTAGGCTTTCCGGGCGAAACGGATGAAGACTTCAATGAAACTATCACGTTTTTAAAGAAATTAAAACCTCTTTGGTCGGGCGGCTTTACATATTCAAGAGAAGAGGATACTCCTTCATATTCTTTTAGGAACAGGGTTCCGAAAAAAACGGCAGAAGCCCGCCTCGCAGAAATACAAAATACTCAAACCTCAATAACCGAAAAAAAACTGGATTCTTTTATGGGAAAAGAAATAGAAGTCTTAGTAGAAGAGCTTATTCAAACAGAGGATAAATCATTTTTAGCCCTCGGACGGGCTTGGTTTCAAGCGCCGGAAGTTGACGGAGCCGTTGTTTTAAACTTTAATTTAAACAAAAAAGACATTGATGGGAATCCGATTGCACCAGGATCCGTTGTAAAGGCAAGAATCGCAGCCCGAAACGGTTTTGATCTTGAAGCTATAGCCGTTTAA
- a CDS encoding helix-turn-helix domain-containing protein — protein MNEIGKLLTETRIEKDLELDQVARETNIAKRYLEALESGDYSVFPAEPYIVGFLRNYCEYLDLDPEEITNLYKQVKIQETSLPPDALLEKRGFALSKPLIIGFGVLAAIAVIITVIFFAFKSWIPAIQQKHSETNVKTEIRETREAKIHEINQKKYEQRIFEGDVLKLTIENKEYNIQVEKVSPKLNLKTETGNQIISLGQTIKIDLNNDLTPDVEITLEDIDKNNSDSGALVSVLTGDSIANRNTSAVSDLVVSGEDSQAAATYKVLFESGSAYPVTLNATFRGYCLFRHEADKTNREERYYQKAEQLTVQANNGLRIWASNGNAVKLQVVAGGKTVDLEVSRPGEVIVKDLKWIRDDETKRFKFIVVDVD, from the coding sequence ATGAACGAAATCGGAAAATTACTCACCGAAACAAGAATAGAAAAAGATCTTGAGCTTGATCAGGTTGCAAGAGAAACAAATATAGCCAAAAGGTATTTGGAAGCTTTGGAAAGCGGTGATTACAGTGTTTTCCCTGCAGAGCCGTATATTGTGGGTTTTTTGAGAAATTATTGCGAATATTTAGACCTTGACCCCGAAGAAATAACAAACCTTTATAAGCAGGTTAAAATACAAGAAACTTCTCTACCGCCGGATGCTCTATTGGAAAAAAGAGGGTTTGCTTTGTCTAAACCCCTTATCATAGGCTTTGGTGTTTTGGCAGCTATTGCAGTAATAATTACTGTAATATTTTTTGCATTTAAAAGCTGGATACCGGCCATACAGCAAAAACACAGTGAGACAAATGTAAAAACTGAAATCAGAGAAACAAGGGAAGCAAAAATACATGAAATAAACCAGAAAAAATATGAGCAAAGAATATTTGAGGGTGATGTCTTAAAATTAACTATAGAAAATAAAGAATACAATATTCAAGTAGAAAAAGTAAGCCCTAAATTAAATTTAAAGACAGAAACAGGAAATCAAATAATAAGCCTAGGGCAAACAATTAAAATAGATCTTAATAACGATTTGACACCGGATGTTGAAATTACTTTAGAAGATATAGATAAAAACAACTCGGATTCCGGAGCTCTGGTATCCGTTTTAACCGGAGACAGCATTGCAAATAGAAATACTTCTGCAGTATCAGACTTAGTTGTTTCCGGCGAAGACTCTCAAGCCGCAGCAACTTACAAGGTGCTGTTTGAAAGCGGTTCAGCCTACCCTGTAACTTTAAATGCCACATTTAGGGGCTACTGTTTATTCAGACATGAAGCAGATAAGACTAATCGGGAAGAAAGATACTATCAAAAGGCCGAACAGCTTACCGTTCAAGCCAATAACGGTTTAAGAATTTGGGCATCCAACGGAAATGCCGTAAAACTCCAAGTAGTTGCAGGAGGCAAAACCGTTGATTTGGAAGTCAGCCGGCCGGGAGAAGTTATCGTAAAAGATCTTAAATGGATACGTGATGATGAAACCAAGCGTTTTAAATTCATAGTTGTAGATGTCGATTAA
- a CDS encoding LolA family protein, whose protein sequence is MKKNITTILFVLISSFCFSQNITTAGDFFSSVSDRYAQIQDYIVDINITVGSSTQQAAAMFKRPDKLRLDFKSPAEQCIVFNGNTLSIYLPQYRTILTQDVEQSNAGGSSLATPQGLSLMKRGYTIQYDATSAPQPLEEGSSENVIILLMNRKSATETFKTLRVMIYPDGKLIRRIEAVPVSGGKITFDFYNYRINVGVGSKNFVFDAPSTAKSFNDFLFVD, encoded by the coding sequence ATGAAAAAAAATATAACTACTATTTTATTTGTTTTGATAAGTTCTTTTTGTTTTTCTCAAAATATTACTACTGCAGGGGACTTTTTTTCTTCAGTATCGGATAGATACGCTCAAATACAGGACTACATTGTCGACATAAATATAACCGTCGGATCGTCGACACAGCAGGCTGCGGCCATGTTTAAAAGACCGGATAAACTTCGCTTGGACTTTAAATCTCCCGCAGAACAATGTATTGTTTTTAACGGGAACACTCTTTCAATTTACCTGCCTCAATACAGAACCATTTTGACTCAGGATGTTGAACAGAGCAATGCCGGAGGTTCTTCGCTGGCAACCCCTCAAGGCCTTTCCCTTATGAAAAGAGGCTATACAATTCAATATGATGCGACATCGGCTCCGCAGCCCTTGGAAGAAGGCTCCTCTGAAAATGTTATAATATTATTGATGAATAGAAAATCCGCAACCGAAACTTTTAAAACACTGCGGGTTATGATTTATCCTGACGGTAAACTGATACGCCGAATTGAGGCAGTTCCTGTTTCAGGCGGCAAAATTACATTCGACTTTTATAATTACAGGATAAATGTAGGAGTAGGCAGCAAAAACTTTGTTTTTGATGCTCCTTCTACGGCAAAGTCCTTTAATGATTTTCTTTTTGTCGATTAA
- a CDS encoding urocanate hydratase — protein sequence MITNKEIGQAMTIKLDATLPPDPVFEKGIRRAPSRGFNLTKAQTETALKNALRYVPEELHEKLAPEFLDELFTYGRIYAYRYRPAGNIYGKPIDEYKGKCLAAKAMQVMIDNNLDFDVALYPYELVTYGETGSVCHDWLQYRLIKKYLEELTEDQTLVMESGHPLGLFPSKPEAPRVIITNGLMIGMFDNYKDWEVAEEMGVANYGQMTAGGWMYIGPQGIVHGTFNTILTAGRKELGVASDGDLKGKLFISSGLGGMSGAQPKACEIANAVGVFAEVDKSRINTRLEQGWVHEMSDNLDEIFKKVDEYLKKKEPISIAYHGNIVDLLQYCVDKNVHIDLLSDQTSCHAPYEGGYCPEKMTFEERTKLLYENRDEFCKRVDSTLKHHFELIKILSSRGTYFFDYGNSFLKAVFDAGAKDVSKNGIDEKDGFIFPSYVEDLMGPELFDYGYGPFRWVCLSGKPEDLDKTDAAAMSCINPDRRGQDRDNYYWVRDAKKNRLVVGTQARILYQDAEGRRDIALKFNEMVRKSEIGPVMMGRDHHDVSGTDSPFRETSNIKDGSNVMADMAVQCYAGNAARGMSLVALHNGGGVGIGKSINGGFGLVLDGSERVDEIIKSAIMWDVMGGVARRNWARNENSITTSIEYNKNYSKGHITIPYVAKDEFVKKLVEQKYKK from the coding sequence ATGATTACAAACAAAGAAATAGGGCAAGCGATGACAATCAAACTTGATGCAACGCTTCCTCCCGATCCCGTTTTTGAAAAAGGAATAAGAAGAGCACCGAGCAGGGGCTTTAACTTGACAAAGGCTCAAACGGAAACAGCCTTAAAAAATGCCCTCCGCTACGTGCCTGAAGAACTTCACGAAAAGCTCGCTCCTGAGTTTTTGGACGAACTTTTTACCTACGGCCGTATTTACGCCTACCGCTATCGTCCGGCAGGAAACATTTACGGAAAACCAATAGATGAGTACAAGGGTAAGTGCCTTGCAGCAAAGGCTATGCAGGTTATGATAGACAACAACCTTGACTTCGATGTCGCCCTCTACCCATACGAGCTTGTAACCTACGGTGAAACGGGCTCGGTCTGCCATGACTGGCTTCAGTACCGCCTCATCAAAAAATATTTGGAAGAATTAACCGAAGATCAAACCCTAGTTATGGAATCGGGACACCCCTTAGGCCTCTTCCCTTCAAAGCCTGAAGCTCCGAGGGTTATAATTACAAACGGCCTTATGATAGGTATGTTTGACAATTACAAGGACTGGGAAGTCGCGGAAGAAATGGGCGTTGCCAACTACGGCCAGATGACGGCCGGCGGCTGGATGTATATCGGCCCTCAGGGTATCGTTCACGGAACATTTAATACAATCCTCACAGCAGGCCGCAAGGAACTGGGAGTTGCAAGCGACGGCGACTTAAAGGGAAAGCTCTTTATTTCTTCCGGCTTGGGCGGAATGTCCGGAGCCCAACCCAAGGCCTGCGAAATAGCAAATGCCGTCGGTGTTTTTGCCGAAGTCGATAAATCGAGAATCAATACCCGTCTTGAACAAGGCTGGGTTCACGAAATGTCCGATAACTTGGATGAAATCTTTAAAAAGGTAGACGAGTACCTAAAAAAGAAGGAGCCTATCTCAATCGCTTATCACGGCAACATTGTAGACCTTCTTCAATATTGTGTAGACAAAAACGTTCACATCGATCTCCTTTCGGATCAAACATCCTGCCATGCACCCTATGAGGGCGGTTATTGTCCCGAAAAGATGACCTTTGAAGAAAGAACGAAGCTCCTCTATGAAAACCGCGACGAATTCTGCAAGAGAGTCGACTCTACATTAAAGCACCACTTTGAACTTATCAAAATTCTTTCATCGAGAGGGACATACTTTTTCGACTACGGAAACTCCTTCCTCAAAGCCGTATTTGATGCGGGCGCAAAGGATGTTTCTAAAAACGGAATCGATGAAAAAGACGGCTTTATCTTCCCCTCTTATGTAGAAGACCTTATGGGTCCCGAACTCTTTGACTACGGCTACGGCCCATTCCGCTGGGTATGCTTATCAGGAAAACCTGAAGACTTAGACAAGACGGATGCTGCCGCAATGAGCTGCATTAACCCCGACCGCCGCGGACAGGACAGGGACAATTACTACTGGGTGCGCGATGCCAAAAAGAATAGATTAGTTGTAGGAACTCAGGCCCGAATCCTTTATCAGGATGCTGAAGGAAGGCGCGACATTGCCTTAAAGTTTAACGAAATGGTTCGCAAGAGCGAAATCGGCCCCGTTATGATGGGACGAGACCACCACGACGTAAGCGGCACCGATTCACCTTTCCGCGAAACTTCCAATATCAAGGACGGAAGCAATGTAATGGCAGACATGGCCGTACAGTGCTATGCCGGAAACGCAGCCAGAGGAATGAGCCTTGTAGCCCTCCACAACGGCGGCGGTGTAGGTATAGGAAAATCCATTAACGGAGGATTCGGCCTCGTGCTTGACGGAAGCGAGCGTGTCGACGAAATCATCAAATCGGCCATTATGTGGGACGTAATGGGAGGCGTAGCCCGCCGAAACTGGGCCCGCAACGAAAACTCCATTACCACCAGTATCGAATACAACAAAAACTATTCAAAAGGCCACATCACTATTCCCTATGTTGCTAAAGACGAGTTCGTAAAAAAACTGGTTGAGCAAAAATATAAAAAATAA
- a CDS encoding histidine phosphatase family protein, translating into MKLFVVRHGETDWNSKMMACGVSEASLTEKGKGQAKELAERLAAEQDKNKISLIYVSPLKRAIATAAYIEKTLGIKAKIDERLKEINFGTFEGEDWRKPEFLKITDNPFFRFPQGESLVQIAHRAYGMIEEVKAKHKNENVLFVCHGMISTMICTYFKSYSKEELEKIEIKNCQLLEFEL; encoded by the coding sequence ATGAAACTTTTTGTTGTACGTCACGGTGAAACCGACTGGAATTCTAAGATGATGGCTTGCGGTGTTTCCGAAGCCTCGCTTACTGAAAAAGGAAAAGGCCAAGCAAAAGAGCTCGCCGAACGCCTTGCTGCCGAACAGGATAAAAATAAGATCAGCCTTATCTATGTGTCTCCGCTTAAAAGAGCCATAGCAACGGCAGCTTATATCGAAAAAACTTTGGGTATAAAAGCAAAAATAGATGAACGCTTAAAAGAAATAAATTTCGGAACTTTTGAAGGTGAGGATTGGAGGAAGCCTGAATTTTTAAAAATAACCGACAATCCTTTTTTTAGATTCCCGCAAGGAGAATCCTTGGTGCAAATTGCACACCGTGCCTATGGTATGATTGAAGAGGTCAAAGCAAAACACAAAAATGAAAATGTACTTTTTGTTTGTCACGGAATGATAAGCACTATGATTTGTACATATTTTAAATCTTATTCAAAAGAAGAACTGGAAAAGATAGAAATCAAAAACTGCCAGCTTCTTGAATTTGAACTATAA